One Vairimorpha necatrix chromosome 7, complete sequence DNA segment encodes these proteins:
- a CDS encoding C2H2 domain-containing protein, whose amino-acid sequence MNYKKIKEENEEYLNKKYQKNIDIHQSPGFYHKPTISNYGSYPTIPFGYEEKYFQKHKVEKVKRNKIQNVITINGQSYYSRDGDFYEIFCCDYPGCFKKYISKYSLKYHIEKGHTSDNLDVNKPYACNFCGCNRRYKNKSTLIKHVADTHYKKNDN is encoded by the coding sequence AtgaattacaaaaaaataaaagaggAGAATGAAGAATATCTCAACAAGAAGTATCAAAAGAACATTGATATTCATCAATCTCCCGGATTTTATCATAAACCCACTATTTCAAATTATGGCTCTTACCCGACAATTCCTTTTGGATATGaggaaaaatattttcaaaaacataaagTTGAGAAAGttaaaagaaacaaaatacaaaatgTGATAACAATCAATGGACAAAGTTATTATAGCAGAGATGGtgatttttatgaaatattCTGTTGTGATTATCCAGgttgttttaaaaagtacataagtaaatattctttaaaatatcatattgAAAAGGGACACACTTCAGATAACCTTGATGTTAATAAGCCATATGCTTGCAATTTCTGTGGATGTAATAGAaggtataaaaataagagcACATTGATAAAGCATGTTGCTGATACTCATTACAAGAAAAATGATAATTAA